A genomic stretch from Arachis stenosperma cultivar V10309 chromosome 3, arast.V10309.gnm1.PFL2, whole genome shotgun sequence includes:
- the LOC130967290 gene encoding uncharacterized protein LOC130967290: MSEVWLSLKNSLHYCKPHSTEVHDPMTSRRQQHRKKKTRDKVIEGSNSEKQHNGGDDAIIVDPVTHDIALDDTSEEFKIKTCLSYPYTHINNSREDGGNKGLEESSNRSTKRSMSLMKTQYVDCYQCSGFLKSKVSMHKGSNSVPLTSTCHHDHHHQCRDKQEKCVEGYSITENSVVQLHREDSSWKIIERICQTKYMNPQTTETNAAAHIECVLKVLTTPQTLASFEECRETVRNIAENMQPRCIADGNEVMRFYGTTIACSLGLVNYSSTLTCTLEQCGLCQILKHGFNANQEFHGERGVLTTATSDQAFDSIILFEYNEEALPILRKCVLLEEFTILCKRFRKRLIRVLIH, from the exons ATGTCTGAGGTTTGGTTATCTCTGAAGAATTCACTTCATTATTGCAAACCTCACTCAACAGAAGTTCATGATCCCATGACAAGTAGAAGGCAGCaacatagaaaaaaaaagacacGAGACAAAGTCATAGAAGGTTCAAATTCAGAGAAACAACATAATGGTGGTGATGATGCAATAATCGTTGACCCTGTCACACATGATATTGCCCTTGATGACACGAGCGAGGAATTTAAGATTAAGACTTGTCTATCTTATCCTTACACTCACATCAATAATTCTCGCGAAGATGGTGGCAACAAAGGGTTGGAAGAATCATCAAATAGATCAACAAAAAGAAGTATGTCTTTGATGAAAACACAATATGTTGATTGTTACCAATGCAGTGGTTTCTTAAAGTCAAAGGTTTCGATGCACAAAGGTTCTAATAGTGTTCCACTAACATCAACATGTcatcatgatcatcatcatcaatgtcgtgacaaacaagaaaaatgtgTGGAAGGTTACAGTATCACTGAGAATTCAG TTGTGCAACTTCACAGAGAAGATTCATCTTGGAAGATCATAGAAAGAATTTGCCAAACCAAATATATGAACCCTCAAACCACTGAAACCAATGCAGCCGCACATATAGAATGTGTCTTAAAAGTTCTTACCACTCCACAAACACTCGCTTCCTTTGAGGAATGCAGAGAAACAGTGAGAAACATAGCTGAGAACATGCAACCTCGATGCATAGCTGATGGAAATGAAGTCATGAGGTTTTATGGAACAACCATTGCATGCTCCCTTGGTCTAGTAAATTACTCTTCTACCCTCACCTGCACTTTAGAACAATGTGGTTTGTGCCAAATTCTGAAGCATGGTTTCAACGCAAACCAAGAATTCCATGGTGAACGTGGGGTTCTCACCACTGCTACAAGTGATCAAGCCTTTGATtccattattttatttgaatacaACGAGGAAGCATTACCAATATTGAGGAAGTGTGTATTGCTGGAAGAGTTCACAATTCTTTGCAAGAGATTCAGGAAGAGACTGATTCGGGTTTTGATTCATTGA